The nucleotide window CCGTCCGTAACCTTCGCTCCTTCCGCCTCCATTACGCCATCCTCCTCTGGGTCCTCCTCCTCGCCTCCCTCTTCCCCCGCCGCCGCGCCACCATGCTCTTCCTCATGGCCTCCTCCAAGATCGCCCTCTTCTGCGGCGCCCTCCTCAAGGCCTTCCCCAACTCCGCCCTCCTCTGCCGGATCGTGGACCGCAGACTGGCGGCCGCGCTCGTGCTGGCCGTGATCGGCGTCGAGCTGGTGGTGACGAGGGCCGTGCCGCAGTTCCTGCTCGCCATGGCCATCGGGGTGCCGCTCGTGCTGCTCCACGCCGTGTTCCGCGTGCGGGACGATCTGACTGCCAGCGGCCAGGAAGCGGCGAGCGCCGGTGGTGGCGAACTGGGGCCGATCTTCGAGAAGAAGGAAGATCTTGAATTGGGCTCTCAGTAAGAGTTGACTACAATCTTATACtactcctttcttcttcttcttcttcttcttcttcttctttctttaccTCTAAAATTACCATTTCTTTACAGAATTACAAGATGAAACTTGATATGATATACTCAAACAATTATAATCTTGATTACAAAATCCTCTGTTTTGAAACTGAAGAATATGTAGTGAGTAAATTTTTGTTAACCAAATTTATTGTATTGAGAAGTGAGTTTAGCTTACATTCCATGTCCAGCCATGTGATATAGCAGCTGACTCTTCATTGCTACTAGGATTGCTTGGTATTATTAGATTGCTGCAGCAAAACCTGGTTTT belongs to Musa acuminata AAA Group cultivar baxijiao chromosome BXJ1-11, Cavendish_Baxijiao_AAA, whole genome shotgun sequence and includes:
- the LOC103971732 gene encoding PRA1 family protein B2 isoform X2 → MANYGGVLRRSAAVVERARDGARRTRKALARFARPQSFAAPPDAEAAAVRAVRNLRSFRLHYAILLWVLLLASLFPRRRATMLFLMASSKIALFCGALLKAFPNSALLCRIVDRRLAAALVLAVIGVELVVTRAVPQFLLAMAIGVPLVLLHAVFRVRDDLTASGQEAASAGGGELGPIFEKKEDLELGSQ
- the LOC103971732 gene encoding PRA1 family protein B2 isoform X1, with the translated sequence MANYGGVLRRSAAVVERARDGARRTRKALARFARPQSFAAPPDAEAAAVRAVRNLRSFRLHYAILLWVLLLASLFPRRRATMLFLMASSKIALFCGALLKAFPNSALLCRIVDRRLAAALVLAVIGVELVVTRAVPQFLLAMAIGVPLVLLHAVFRVRDDLTASGQEAASAGGGELGPIFEKKEDLELGSQLHMKYRFYTSYGGEYCWW